In the genome of Opitutia bacterium KCR 482, one region contains:
- a CDS encoding multidrug efflux RND transporter permease subunit, giving the protein MKFSHFFIDRPIFAAVISILITLIGVVGYFRLPVTQYPDVVPPQVSVSTSYPGASPEILMDTVVAPLEQEINGVEKMMYMSSQCNADGSVSITVTFELGTNIDIAQVQVQNRVSMATPRLPDDVRNIGVVVKKRSPDMLVVCNLYSPDGSRDKLYLTNYAITQMVDRLSRIYGVSDVNIFGKREYSMRVWLNTDRLAHFNMNASQVVSALREQNKQVAAGKLNQPPLANPNVAHELIINTQGRLATPEEFENIIIKYTPDGKTVLLKDVATIELGAYTYSDESSMNGMPCVGMGIYQLPGTNGINTVNNIYKALDEMRKEFPAGVDYKVTLDNTEYIRASVSAVYHTIFEAILLVVFVMMLFLQNWRAAVIPLFAIPVSLVGTFFFMYLFGFSINNLSLFGLVLAIGIVVDDAIVVVENVERNMRDGLDAKEATKKAMTQVQGALIAIVLVLSSVFVPTAFIEGISGQFYRQFALTIAVSTILSGIVSLTLSPALCAIMLKHTDKPDWFTRIWNALFGWFFRGFNAGFEWVADRYGAFVARIVRMSALFLILYAGLLGATAYLFQNTPRGFIPKQDTGYIFITAQLPDGVSLAHTEATLSKIQSLLQKVDGIQDFMCVAGLNGASFSKSSNAGAIFVKLAPKDSRIKQGITLDKIIGKVSGILQAQVPEASTFVLTPPAVNGIGMGGDFKAMVQDRMGLGISAVEKYTRMIAAKAMSRPEISLAFTTYRVSSPQLYVDIDRERAQKLNVPISSIFNTMQFNMGSVYVNDFNILNRVYRVMAQAQGAQRTDITDIYNMKVPNVRGVNVPLGSVATVSRTIGPDSVGRYNLYPSAEVMGNVAPGYSTGQAMAAIEQVAADVLPAGMGIDWTDLAFQEKRVGNTAIVIFGICVLFVFLLLSALYESWTLPLAVILVVPLVLLFAIGGVDLRGMDNNIMTQIGFVVLIGLACKNAILIVEFAKQRQEKGEDVVYAVKMASRNRLRPILMTSFAFILGVVPLAFSEGSGSELRQALGTSVFFGMLGVTILGLMFTPIFFYVIRRKYTNRQA; this is encoded by the coding sequence ATGAAATTCTCGCACTTTTTCATAGACAGGCCGATTTTCGCGGCGGTCATTTCCATTCTCATCACCCTAATCGGGGTGGTTGGCTATTTCAGGCTTCCCGTTACCCAGTATCCCGACGTTGTTCCGCCGCAGGTCTCGGTTTCGACAAGCTATCCCGGGGCGTCGCCCGAAATCCTCATGGATACGGTCGTCGCGCCGCTCGAACAGGAAATCAACGGCGTCGAAAAAATGATGTACATGTCGAGCCAGTGCAACGCCGACGGCTCGGTTTCCATCACCGTTACATTCGAGCTCGGCACGAACATCGACATCGCGCAGGTTCAGGTTCAGAACCGCGTCTCGATGGCGACTCCCCGACTCCCCGACGACGTGCGCAACATCGGCGTTGTCGTCAAGAAGAGGTCGCCCGACATGCTCGTTGTCTGCAACCTCTATTCGCCCGACGGCAGCCGCGACAAACTGTACCTCACCAACTACGCAATCACGCAGATGGTCGACAGGCTATCGCGCATATACGGCGTCAGCGACGTCAACATTTTCGGCAAGCGCGAATACAGCATGCGCGTGTGGCTCAACACCGACAGGCTTGCGCACTTCAACATGAACGCCTCGCAGGTAGTGTCGGCTTTGCGCGAGCAGAACAAGCAGGTTGCGGCGGGCAAGCTCAACCAGCCGCCGCTCGCCAACCCGAACGTCGCGCACGAGCTTATCATCAACACGCAGGGGCGTTTGGCGACTCCCGAAGAGTTCGAAAACATCATCATTAAATACACGCCCGACGGCAAGACGGTGCTGCTCAAAGACGTGGCGACAATCGAGCTCGGCGCGTACACTTACAGCGACGAATCCTCCATGAACGGCATGCCGTGCGTGGGCATGGGCATCTACCAGCTCCCCGGAACGAACGGCATCAATACCGTAAACAACATCTACAAGGCGCTCGACGAAATGCGCAAGGAGTTCCCCGCGGGCGTGGACTACAAGGTGACGCTCGACAACACGGAATACATCCGCGCGTCGGTCTCGGCCGTGTACCACACGATTTTCGAGGCGATTCTGCTCGTCGTTTTTGTGATGATGCTGTTCCTGCAAAACTGGCGCGCGGCGGTGATTCCGCTTTTCGCGATTCCCGTTTCGCTCGTGGGAACGTTCTTCTTCATGTACCTGTTCGGGTTCTCGATTAACAACCTTTCGCTGTTCGGCTTGGTGCTCGCAATCGGCATCGTCGTTGACGACGCAATCGTCGTCGTCGAAAACGTGGAACGCAACATGCGCGACGGTCTCGACGCGAAGGAGGCTACGAAAAAGGCGATGACGCAGGTGCAGGGCGCGCTGATTGCAATCGTGCTCGTGCTTTCGAGCGTGTTCGTCCCGACGGCGTTCATCGAGGGCATTTCGGGGCAGTTCTACCGCCAGTTCGCGCTGACAATCGCGGTTTCGACAATCCTTTCGGGCATTGTTTCGCTTACGCTTTCGCCCGCGCTCTGCGCAATCATGCTAAAACACACCGACAAGCCCGACTGGTTTACGCGCATCTGGAACGCGCTCTTCGGCTGGTTTTTCAGGGGCTTCAACGCGGGCTTCGAGTGGGTCGCCGACAGGTACGGCGCGTTCGTTGCGCGGATTGTCCGCATGTCGGCGCTGTTCCTCATTCTCTACGCGGGGCTGCTGGGGGCTACGGCCTACCTTTTCCAAAACACTCCGAGGGGCTTCATTCCCAAGCAGGACACGGGCTACATCTTCATCACCGCGCAGCTGCCCGACGGCGTTTCGCTTGCGCATACGGAGGCTACGCTTTCCAAAATACAGTCGCTACTCCAAAAGGTCGACGGTATCCAAGACTTCATGTGCGTCGCGGGTCTGAACGGCGCGAGCTTCTCGAAGTCGTCGAACGCGGGCGCGATTTTCGTAAAGCTCGCCCCGAAGGATTCGCGCATAAAGCAGGGAATCACGCTCGATAAAATCATAGGCAAAGTTTCCGGCATTTTGCAGGCGCAGGTTCCCGAAGCCTCGACGTTCGTCCTCACGCCCCCCGCAGTCAACGGCATCGGCATGGGCGGCGACTTCAAGGCGATGGTTCAGGACAGAATGGGCTTGGGCATTTCGGCGGTCGAAAAATACACGCGCATGATTGCCGCAAAGGCGATGTCGCGCCCAGAAATTTCGCTCGCGTTCACGACATACCGCGTGTCGTCGCCGCAGCTCTATGTCGACATCGACCGCGAGCGCGCGCAGAAGCTCAACGTTCCGATTTCGTCGATTTTCAACACAATGCAGTTCAATATGGGCTCGGTGTACGTAAACGACTTCAACATTCTCAACCGCGTCTACCGCGTGATGGCGCAGGCGCAGGGCGCGCAGCGCACCGACATCACCGACATCTACAACATGAAAGTGCCGAACGTCCGCGGCGTCAACGTGCCGCTCGGCTCGGTCGCGACGGTGTCGCGCACAATAGGGCCGGACAGCGTGGGACGCTACAATCTGTACCCGTCCGCCGAAGTCATGGGCAACGTCGCTCCGGGGTACAGTACGGGGCAGGCTATGGCGGCAATAGAGCAGGTCGCCGCCGACGTGCTCCCTGCGGGCATGGGCATCGACTGGACCGACTTGGCGTTTCAAGAAAAGCGCGTGGGCAACACGGCAATCGTGATATTCGGCATATGCGTGCTCTTCGTGTTCCTGCTGCTTTCGGCGCTGTACGAAAGCTGGACTCTGCCGCTTGCTGTTATCCTCGTAGTCCCGCTGGTTCTTCTGTTCGCGATAGGCGGCGTAGACTTGCGCGGCATGGACAACAACATCATGACGCAAATCGGCTTCGTCGTTTTGATAGGTTTGGCTTGCAAAAACGCCATACTTATTGTCGAATTCGCAAAACAAAGACAGGAAAAGGGGGAAGATGTTGTCTACGCGGTCAAAATGGCTTCGCGCAACAGACTGCGCCCCATTCTAATGACATCGTTCGCGTTCATTCTGGGCGTCGTGCCGCTCGCGTTCTCGGAGGGTTCGGGTTCGGAACTCCGTCAGGCTCTGGGTACGTCGGTGTTCTTCGGAATGCTGGGCGTCACGATTCTCGGACTGATGTTTACCCCGATTTTCTTCTATGTAATACGCAGAAAATACACAAACAGACAGGCGTAA